A part of Solibacillus sp. FSL H8-0538 genomic DNA contains:
- a CDS encoding class I SAM-dependent methyltransferase, whose amino-acid sequence MKLQRVLQYAQSLLELSVGEGDIAVDATAGNGHDTLFLANLVGDDGYVYAFDVQKQAVDATLHRLLDNALEHRAIVLKDGHENVAKYVTKPVSGAIFNLGYLPGSDHDIITKPNTTIQSLESLLKLLKVGGIIVLVIYHGHEGGKEERDEVIRFVSALPQKYIHVLRYEFLNQQNDPPFVIALEKVKETNFTLK is encoded by the coding sequence ATGAAGCTACAGCGTGTACTGCAATATGCGCAGTCTTTACTTGAACTGTCTGTAGGCGAAGGCGATATTGCCGTTGATGCAACAGCAGGCAATGGTCATGATACGTTATTTTTGGCAAATCTTGTCGGGGATGACGGCTATGTGTATGCTTTTGACGTGCAAAAGCAAGCGGTAGATGCTACGCTGCACCGCCTACTTGATAACGCGTTAGAACACCGCGCGATCGTGTTGAAAGACGGACACGAAAACGTAGCGAAATACGTAACAAAGCCAGTGTCTGGTGCGATATTTAATCTTGGCTACTTACCTGGTAGCGATCATGACATTATTACAAAGCCAAATACAACGATCCAATCTCTTGAAAGCTTGCTAAAACTCTTAAAAGTTGGTGGCATCATTGTACTCGTTATTTATCACGGACATGAAGGCGGCAAGGAAGAGCGCGATGAGGTCATTCGTTTCGTAAGTGCGCTACCGCAGAAATATATTCATGTACTGCGCTACGAATTTTTAAATCAACAAAATGACCCACCATTCGTCATTGCATTAGAGAAAGTTAAAGAGACAAATTTCACTCTAAAATAG
- a CDS encoding CoA transferase subunit A, translated as MKTIFNTSMEAVSQIKDGATIMVGGFGLCGIPEQSILALVESGVKELTIISNNCGVDDWGLGLLLKGKQIKKMIASYVGENKEFERQTLAGEIEVELLPQGTLAEKIRAGGAGIPAFYTPAGIGTPIAEGKEVRSFHGKEYLLEEALTADFSLIRAHIADTYGNLLFNKTAQNFNSIMAAAGRVTIAEVEQLVRVGDLNPNTIHTPGIYVQGLLVATQEKRIERRTVREAL; from the coding sequence GTGAAAACGATTTTTAATACATCAATGGAGGCAGTATCTCAAATCAAAGACGGTGCAACGATTATGGTCGGGGGCTTCGGATTATGCGGAATTCCCGAGCAGTCGATTTTGGCACTTGTTGAAAGCGGTGTAAAGGAATTAACGATCATTTCGAATAATTGTGGTGTGGATGACTGGGGGCTTGGGCTATTACTGAAAGGAAAGCAAATTAAAAAAATGATTGCTTCTTACGTCGGTGAAAATAAAGAATTTGAACGACAAACATTAGCTGGTGAAATTGAAGTCGAGCTTCTTCCACAAGGAACGCTTGCAGAAAAAATTCGTGCGGGAGGAGCAGGGATTCCAGCATTTTACACACCTGCTGGAATAGGGACACCTATTGCAGAAGGTAAAGAAGTGCGTTCTTTCCACGGCAAAGAATACTTACTGGAGGAAGCGTTAACTGCAGACTTTTCTCTAATCCGTGCGCATATTGCAGATACGTATGGCAATCTACTATTTAATAAAACAGCACAAAACTTTAATTCGATTATGGCAGCGGCAGGTAGGGTGACCATTGCAGAGGTAGAACAGCTTGTTAGAGTAGGTGATCTTAATCCAAATACCATTCATACACCGGGTATTTATGTACAGGGACTACTCGTTGCGACGCAGGAAAAACGGATTGAACGCCGTACAGTAAGGGAGGCGTTGTAA
- a CDS encoding TIGR01212 family radical SAM protein (This family includes YhcC from E. coli K-12, an uncharacterized radical SAM protein.) — protein sequence MTEQQFPFPSDGKRYYTWNRYLRNEFGKKVYKVALDAGFDCPNRDGTVAFGGCTFCSAAGSGDFAGNRVDPIDVQFAQIKEKMEHKWKDGMTMAYFQAYTNTHAPLEVLKEKFEAALACEGVMGISIATRPDCLPDDVVEYLAELHERTYLWVELGLQTVHEKTANLINRAHDYTTYVEGVEKLRKHGIRVCTHIINGLPLEDYDMMMETAREVAKLDVQGIKIHLLHLLKGTPLVKQYEKGMLQFMDKDAYVNLVADQLEIIPPEMVVHRITGDGPIDLMIGPMWSVNKWEVLNGIDAELERRNSWQGKHYKVEVND from the coding sequence ATGACAGAACAACAATTTCCTTTCCCATCAGATGGAAAGCGCTATTATACATGGAATCGCTATTTACGTAATGAATTTGGTAAGAAGGTTTATAAAGTGGCCCTTGATGCTGGCTTTGACTGCCCCAACCGTGACGGTACAGTAGCATTTGGCGGCTGTACGTTTTGTAGTGCAGCCGGCTCAGGTGACTTCGCTGGAAACCGCGTTGATCCCATCGATGTACAATTTGCACAAATCAAAGAGAAGATGGAGCATAAATGGAAAGATGGCATGACAATGGCCTACTTCCAGGCGTACACAAATACACATGCCCCTCTTGAAGTATTAAAAGAAAAGTTCGAAGCAGCACTCGCATGTGAAGGTGTTATGGGCATCAGTATTGCGACACGACCGGACTGCCTACCGGATGATGTTGTTGAATATTTAGCTGAGCTACACGAACGCACGTATCTATGGGTAGAACTAGGACTACAAACAGTGCACGAAAAAACAGCGAATTTGATTAATCGTGCGCATGACTATACAACCTATGTAGAAGGTGTTGAAAAACTGCGTAAGCATGGCATTCGCGTATGTACACATATTATTAACGGTCTTCCTTTAGAAGATTACGATATGATGATGGAAACAGCGCGTGAAGTGGCAAAACTCGACGTACAAGGCATTAAAATTCACTTACTCCACTTATTAAAAGGCACACCTCTTGTAAAGCAATACGAAAAAGGGATGCTCCAATTTATGGACAAAGATGCCTATGTGAATTTAGTGGCGGATCAACTCGAAATTATTCCCCCGGAAATGGTCGTCCACCGTATAACTGGTGATGGCCCGATTGACTTAATGATTGGTCCCATGTGGAGTGTAAATAAATGGGAAGTATTAAACGGTATTGATGCGGAGCTAGAGCGCCGTAATTCTTGGCAAGGCAAACATTATAAAGTGGAAGTGAACGACTAA